The Methanohalophilus portucalensis DNA window AGAAAATGATCTTGTTCTCCATGACACAACCAATTCCATAAATGAACCCGTAATGCAGGTTTCGGTATCCGGAAAAAAGGATATAGATGCCCTTCCGCTTCTTACAACAGAGTTTGAGACACATGCATCCCGGGCATTATCCAGAGTTGAGAGTACGCCTTCCGGCACAATCCAGAGATATTATACCTACAATAAATTGGCTCTGGATGCTGCAATGGATTCTATCAATATCCTTGAAAATGAAGGCAGGGATAGAAAGTACTTCATAACCGTCAATATTGCCGCGCTTGACACAGCAGGACTCTACCGGGGCTATAAAGGTTATAGTCAGTGTATTGAAAACCTTGATTCCATGATTGTGCCCCTTTATGAAACATGCCAGGAAAACAATCTGGCACTGGTTATCACGTCTGACCATGGGATGGCATTTCCTGATGCTGAATCAAGAGGAGGGGCAAAATCAGACAAATATGCCTCTGCAAATGAGGTTCGCAATGTGCCATTGATAATTTTGTCCCCCAACATTAAACAACAACGAATTCAGGAAACGATTGGCCAGGAAGATATAGCACCAATTATGTTGAGTACGCTTGGCATTGCGGATAGGCCTGCTTTTTGTGAGGGAAAGGAAAAGAACCTGAAAGAATATGCAGTGCTAAAAGTCGTGTCACCGGGCATTACCAGCATTAAACTTAGCAGTAGTGGTAAAGAAGTTTGTTCTGGAAGCAATGATTCCGTGTACTATATAACCGGTCTGGAAAAGAATAAACAATACACTCTGGAAACAGTGATTGATAGCAGTGGTGAAACATACAAGGATACACTATATATCGAGAACGATATGGTAATTAAAATAAAGGAAAAAGATAAAAATCAGGACTCTACTACTTCTTTGGAAAACAACATGCACCTTGTGGGAGGGATTTTGATAGGAGTTATTAATCTCACAGGTCTGACAATGATTTTCAGGATAATGCGCAATTGATAGGTTGTTAAGGAATTTGGAGACATCTATCTATATGCTATTTTATCACAAATTATTTTAAATATCAGTCATCTATGAAAGTCAATGAAAATCGGCATTTTGGGGCCTGAAAGTTCATATTCTGAAAAAGCTGCAAATATATGGAAAGCACACCTTGGAACTAATCCGGATATTTCATATCTGAAGGACATTTCAGAAGTATTTGAAGTTCTTCAGGATAATTCCATAGACTATGGTGTTGTACCAATAGAAAATTCTATAGAGGGTTCTGTCGGTGTTACCCTTGACCTACTGCTGGAACATGAATTTTCAATCATTGGGGAAGTTGTGGTTCATATCCATCACTGCCTGCTTTCAAGGGGGAAAAAAGAGGATATAAGAATAATTCTGTCCCATCCTCAGGCACTGGCACAATGTCGCCATTTCATCCGGAAGAATTACCCGGATGTGGAGATCAGGACTACAGGTAGTACTTCACATGCTGCTAAGCTTGCAACGGAATTTTCGGAAATGGCTGCTATTGCGTCCAGAAAGGCGTCTGAAAGTTTCGGGCTTGACATTCTTGCAGAAGACATACAGGATTGGAAACCTGATCTCACCCGGTTTGTAGTAATTGCCAGAAAGCAAGACAAGCGAATTCAAACCTGTACACATGACTGTAAAACTTCAATTATCGTCTATCTTGACAGAGACCACCCGGGTGCCCTCTATGAAATGCTGGGTGAACTTGCTACAAGAGGGATCAACCTTACAAGGATTGAATCACGCCCTTCCAAAATGTCCCTGGGAGATTATGTGTTCTACATCGATATGAATGGAAGTATAAAAGATCCCGATGTAAAAGAAGCACTTGATAACTTGAATCAAAAAGTTTATATGTTAAAGAATCTGGGTTCCTACCAGAGTTACATGGAAGAGTGAAATTCAATGACCGGTACAGAGGATCTTGAACAATTCATTCATCGGCAGGAAAATGCTGTTCGCAAATACCAGCGGTTGTTTAAACTGGCAGAATTTGTCATCCTGACCCTTGCCATCTATACTGTCCTGCTTTTGGTAAATATGGAAAATGCATTTGGACTGGTAAGAGCACTGGAATTATATGCCGATAAAAGTTATGATGTTGCTTCATTGACAATTTCATTTTCAACTATTGCACTTCTTCTTATTTCAATTGGAATTTCCCTAATAATAACTTTGCTGCTCTATAGAAGAGAAAAGAACACCTCAGTTATCTTACTGGCAGAAGAGAAATATCCAGTCCTGAAAGAAAGGCTCAGGACAGCCTATGATAACCGCAATCTGAACAATGTTATAATCAATGATTTGATTTATTCAGTGCTGGAAACTACAAAGGAAATACATTCATCTGCTTTTCTTGACAAGAAAAAACTCAAGGTCATATTTATCCTTTTGATTTTCACTACCTCGGCCCTGGGTATAGTTATATATTCGGATTTTCGCACAGACATAACTCCCGAAGGAATGAAAGAAGTAATCGACAATATACCGGGGATTCCCGATAATGGTGATACGCCTGAAGATTATTTCCCCTCTGATGGAGATGGGAATGAGGCAGGAAAGGAAAATATTACAGGTGAACCTGTGGTAGTCGTGGTGGAAGGTGAAGAAGTGGACCTGAGTATACCGCCAGGATCAGAATCCGGCTTTACACCTACCGGGCAGGAAGATGAAACCCAGCCGGAATTCAAACCCTCTTCTTCATACGAAGTCGGACAGATGACTGCTCCGGCTTATCGTGAAGAACTGCCGGAAGGGTATGAGCCAATCATAAAATCATATTTTGAAGAATTAACCAGATAATGTAGCAGGAGTAATTATATGGACAAAAGTTCTCAATCAGGTGAAGCGGATATCTACCGTAATACCAGTGATATTTTTACCAATCTTTTCAATGAGATTTCAAAGGTAATTGTAGGTCAGAAAGAAACAGTGGAACAGATTATTGTGTCCATCCTGTGTAATGGGCATACACTTGTGGAAAGTAATCCAGGTCTGGGAAAAACCCTTACAATATCCACAATTGCAAAGGTTATGGACCTGACATTCAGTAGAATCCAGTGTACTCCGGATCTGATGCCTGCAGATATTACAGGTACTCATTTTATAGAGGAAAGCGGCGGGCACAAGGAATTTAAATTCGAAGCAGGACCTGTTTTTGCCAATATAGTGCTTGCAGACGAAGTAAACAGGGCATCCCCTAAAACCCAGTCAGCCCTGCTCGAAGCAATGCAGGAAAAACAGGTGACTGTAGGAAATGATACATTTATCCTGGACAAACCCTTCCTCCTTCTGGCAACCCAGAACCCTATAGAAATGGAAGGTACATTCCCTCTACCCGAGGCCCAGCTGGACAGGTTTTTGCTCAAGATCCTGCTGGATTACCCCTCTTTTGATGAGGAAAAGGAAATTGTGCGCCGTTACACCATGGTGGATATACCTGAAGTAAACCGGGTTCTCAAGAAAAGTTCGGTGCTGGAACTGCAACGCCTTACCCGGGAAGTACCGATTGCCGAGGACATAAAGGCCTATGCCATCAAAGTCGTCATGACAACACGTAACTGGAAAGAACACCTGGAATACGGTGCTTCCCCACGTGCCTCTATAGGATTGATACTTGCAGCCAAGGCCCGCGCACTTATTCACGGGCGTAATTATGTAAGCAAGGAAGATGTGGATACCATGGCTTATCCGATACTCAGGCATCGTATAATGCTGACATTCGAATCCGAGCGCAGGGGAATTACTCCGGACAAAGTTATTGGCGAGATCATTACAAGAACTGAATGAGCTTTCCCACAAATAATAAAGGGCCCCTTCAATGACTGAAAAAAGACATAGCATTGATGTTAGTTTCCTGAAGGAACTTGACAGGTTTTCCTTTATGGTACGCAAGCGAGTATCCAGTGTATACGCCGGTAGCCGTCGCTCAATCCACAGTGGGAAGGGATTAGATACCCGGGGATACAGGGAGTATCACTGGGGTGATGAACCAAGGACTATTGACTGGAATGTCTATGCACGTACAGAAAAACTCTATGTAAGGGAATTTGAGGAAAGTAAATCCCTGACAAACCATATCCTGCTGGATGCAAGCAATAGTATGGAATATTCATCAGAAGGGCCTACCAAATTCGAATATGGTGCGATGCTTGCTATCGGATTTGCTTATCTTGTAACAAAAGATAATGACAAGTTCGCAATTTCCACATTTGCAACCAATGTTAGTTTCAGTCAGCCAAAACGTGGCAGGAAATACCTGCTCAGGGCTATCGACAGGCTGGCAGAAGCAGAAACCGGGGGCAAGACATCCATTGAGGAATGCGTGAAACAATACGAAAAAGCGATACGTTCGCGTTCCCTTGTAATAATAATTTCTGACTTCCTGGACGATCCAAAATCCATTGAATCCGCTATATACAGGCTTTCAGTCCATGAACTTATTGTGATACAGGTAATGGATAAAACTGAAAAGGATCTACAAGTTGATGGTCTGGCAAAATTGACTGATATGGAAAGTGGTGAAGAATTGCAAACCTATGTCAGCAAGAATTTCCAGAAGAATTATCAGGAATTGCTCAATGAGCATGTCTACAGGATACAGGAAGCCTGTGATCATGTAGGTGTGGATTTTTACCAGTTTTCAAACGATAAGCCAATCTTTGAGGCTTTCCTTGAAACACTGAGCAGCAGGAGGCGATGGTAATGCCCTTTGATAACACAATGGCCCTTGCCGCTCTTGCAAGTGTGATCCCTTTAATAATAATTTATCTTCTCAGGCCCAAACCTGTCCAGCTTAGTATACCTTCCCTGATGTTCTTAATGCAGGTGGAGAAGCAGAAAAAACGTTTTTCATCAATCCGTAAACTGCTCAAAGATCCACTGTTTCTTATCCAGCTGCTTGTACTCATACTGCTTTCCACCGCTGCAGCAGCGCCTTTTTACACTTCCCAGGAAGACCTGAGTGATGAGCATACTGTAATTGTCATTGACGCCTCCGCAAGTATGCAGGCAGGCAATCGTTTTGACGATGCAACACGCCTGGCTGAAGGATATCTCAGCAAGAAGAACAGTATAATACTGGCTAAAAGCAGTCCGGAAATTGTTGTTGAGAACACAGGTTCTTCACAAGCATCTGATGCGCTTGAAAATATCGAGCCCAGCGACACGATAGCTGATATTTCCGGAGCAATGTCTGAAGGTATGAGACTGCTTTCGCAGAGAGGCGGTACAATGATTGTGGTGTCCGATTTTGCCAGCTGGGAAGGAGAAGATCCGGTATCTACAAAACAGCTTGCCCAGTCCTATGGGATTGACACTGCTTTTGTTGATGTAAGCTCAGCAGTGGGCAATGTGGGAATCATAGACGGCTGGATAGACACCGAAGACGGTAATTACGTGTATACCTGTGTTGTCAAGAATTATAATGACTTTACCGAAAGGGTTGATATAGAAATTGAAAACCCGGCTGGTTCAGTAAAGCGCTCTCTTAATGTGGGACCCTCGGATACGGCCCAGTTTCGTGTGAATCCCCTATCTCCCGGGGTTACATCAATATCAATTGCAGATGAGGATAGTTTGCCGGCCGACAATAATGCATATGTGGTAATTCCAACCCAATCGGATACGAAAACCCTGTTTGTTTCGGATGAAGAGAAGTTACCATCAAATATTTCTCTTTCGACACTGGCGTCTGTGGATATTTCTACGGCTGAGGGAATTCCTTCTTCCACCGATGATTACAGGATAATGGTCATTGGGCTGAAAAACCGTCCTCTTGCATCCACTGAGGTAGAAAGGCTTGACAGTTTCCTGAACAATGGAGGGCGGGTTGTAGTTGTAGCCAGCCAGATGCTTGCAGGCGGCAATGCCACAGACCAGTTCCAGGGAATGCTTCCGGTTATACCCGGTGATGTGGCTGAAGCACAGAATATCCTGGGTATCGATCTGGAAGTTGTCCAGTCCTCAAGCCTTACAGATGATGTGAAATTCAACGAGATTGCCATGTACAAATATCTCAATGCCACACCGCGTAATGATGCAACCGTTCTGGTTGCAACCGAGCAGGGAGACCCTTTACTTGCCCACTGGTCTGTGGGAGACGGGACACTGGTATATTTCGGCTTCAATGATGAGTTGGGTGAGCCCTGGAACAATTTCCACAACCTGCCCGAATACCCGGTGCTCTGGGCACGGCTTACAGCCTGGCTCGGTGGCAGCGGAGATATAAGCGACTATAACCATGAGACCGGAGATATAACCTCTCTTGCCCGGGAAATGACAGTACAGACACCCACCGGTACAATAACCACCCAGAAGGTATTGTTCGAGCAGGCCGGGACATATAAGATCGGAGGACGTACCGTAGCGGCCAACCTGTACAGTGACCGTGAATCGGATACTACCAGGCAAGGATCGGAGGTAATGGAACGTGTTTCAGACCAGAACAGGGACAGCCCTGACATAGTCCGTCAGGATAGTTATGAGGCAAAGAACTATCTGGACAATTACCTGATTATACTGGCTATACTACTGGCAATACTTGAAATCCTGATTATACGCAACCGGGGTGAACTGTGATGCTTTCCTTTGAACAACCCATTATACTTGCATTTATACTACCCGTGCTGGCAGGTACTCTATACCTTATGCTTAAGGGTGGTAACAAAAAACTGCTCATCTCCAGGGCAATTGTCCTGTCCCTGTTGATAGTTGCCATTGCTTCCCCTTTTACCCTAGTAAGCCAGGTAACAGAGCAGGAAAATCCGCAACTTGTGATTATTTCGGATGAAACCAAAAGCATGCAGCTCTTCGAGGAAGGTGTGGCCGATGAACTCTACGAAAGCCTTACTACCAAAACCCCAACCAGTCTTGTCAGGCTGACAGGCGACAAGACCGCTCTGGGAGACGCTGTGGTGCAGTATGCCAGCAGTGATAACCAGGTCGTGCTGGTGACTGATGGGAACAATAACTACGGGGAAAATCTGGAAGATTCCCTGCAATATGCTGAAAAGATTAATAGCACGGTTTATGCAGTCACTCCTGAAACACAGCACAATGATATGAGTGTCCGGATAGAAGGAGAAAAAACCGCAGTCCTTGGAGAATATATTTTTGATATTGTAGTTGAGCAGGCAAACCGCGATTTGGTAGATTATTCTATAAACCTAAAGGTAGATGAGAAAAAACGTAACGGTCTGCTCAGTACAATAAATCCGCATAGTACTAAACAGAATGTAATCCGACCCAAAGAACCGGTCATTTTTGAGTCCACCGGTGCACATACAATAGAAGTGGAATTAGTACCACGAAGTGAGGATTATGACAGTATAAACAATAAATTCACCAAATCTGTTTATGTGGTGCCCAAGCCCAAAGTGCAATATGTAACCGGTGAAAGTTACAATTCACCTTTTGCAAGAGATTTGAACCAATTATACACTCCTGTCACGGACGACAACTTCACTCAACTCGATGGTAAAAAAGCAGTCATAATTGACAATCTGTATATTGATGCACTTAATGAAGAAGATATAACTAATCTCCAAAAATACGTCACCAACGGTGGTGGACTGGTGGTAATAGGCGGAAATCAGGCTTATAACAATGGAGATTACCGCAATTCTTCACTAGAAAAATTGCTCCCCGTATATTCCTATCCTACGGAAAGCACCGGTGGGGAAGTTGTGGTGCTTGTTATTGATAAATCTGGTAGTATTTTAGGAGGAGATTACAAACCACCCTCTTATGATCCAGATGAAAAAGAATACGTCCCTGGTCAAGGTCTTCAGGACAAGGGAATAAATAAAAGTGAAATGTTTTTCATATCTTATGTTAAGGAATCAGCAAAAAATGTAACCAAAAATCCAGATTTTTCAGATGCTAAAATGGGCATAATTGCATTTGACGATGAAGGACATATTCTTTCAGAACTACAAGCATTGAATAAAAAATCCAACCAGAAAGATATAGAAGAAATAATTGACTCCATAGGAGCAGGTTCAGGTTCAGATTTGGGTGCAGGATTACAAAAGACTACAGAATTGCTTGAAGATGTACCAGGCCAGAAAATAATCATGATTCTTTCTGATGGAAAGATTGAGAACTATTATGCAAACAGTATTCAAAAAGCCCAGTCTATTCAAAAAGAACATAATGTAGTGTTCCAA harbors:
- a CDS encoding sulfatase-like hydrolase/transferase: MVLIVDGLGNGYINPELDVKTIDGSILKKPGMSNLPKIYNQAVIFDSVFVPELKGNSGHNVIMTGNRDADDTMVGYDNASIYDVVKKHGYLTVGVLERGDSEEVVAENDLVLHDTTNSINEPVMQVSVSGKKDIDALPLLTTEFETHASRALSRVESTPSGTIQRYYTYNKLALDAAMDSINILENEGRDRKYFITVNIAALDTAGLYRGYKGYSQCIENLDSMIVPLYETCQENNLALVITSDHGMAFPDAESRGGAKSDKYASANEVRNVPLIILSPNIKQQRIQETIGQEDIAPIMLSTLGIADRPAFCEGKEKNLKEYAVLKVVSPGITSIKLSSSGKEVCSGSNDSVYYITGLEKNKQYTLETVIDSSGETYKDTLYIENDMVIKIKEKDKNQDSTTSLENNMHLVGGILIGVINLTGLTMIFRIMRN
- the pheA gene encoding prephenate dehydratase, whose translation is MKIGILGPESSYSEKAANIWKAHLGTNPDISYLKDISEVFEVLQDNSIDYGVVPIENSIEGSVGVTLDLLLEHEFSIIGEVVVHIHHCLLSRGKKEDIRIILSHPQALAQCRHFIRKNYPDVEIRTTGSTSHAAKLATEFSEMAAIASRKASESFGLDILAEDIQDWKPDLTRFVVIARKQDKRIQTCTHDCKTSIIVYLDRDHPGALYEMLGELATRGINLTRIESRPSKMSLGDYVFYIDMNGSIKDPDVKEALDNLNQKVYMLKNLGSYQSYMEE
- a CDS encoding DUF7502 family protein → MTGTEDLEQFIHRQENAVRKYQRLFKLAEFVILTLAIYTVLLLVNMENAFGLVRALELYADKSYDVASLTISFSTIALLLISIGISLIITLLLYRREKNTSVILLAEEKYPVLKERLRTAYDNRNLNNVIINDLIYSVLETTKEIHSSAFLDKKKLKVIFILLIFTTSALGIVIYSDFRTDITPEGMKEVIDNIPGIPDNGDTPEDYFPSDGDGNEAGKENITGEPVVVVVEGEEVDLSIPPGSESGFTPTGQEDETQPEFKPSSSYEVGQMTAPAYREELPEGYEPIIKSYFEELTR
- a CDS encoding AAA family ATPase — encoded protein: MDKSSQSGEADIYRNTSDIFTNLFNEISKVIVGQKETVEQIIVSILCNGHTLVESNPGLGKTLTISTIAKVMDLTFSRIQCTPDLMPADITGTHFIEESGGHKEFKFEAGPVFANIVLADEVNRASPKTQSALLEAMQEKQVTVGNDTFILDKPFLLLATQNPIEMEGTFPLPEAQLDRFLLKILLDYPSFDEEKEIVRRYTMVDIPEVNRVLKKSSVLELQRLTREVPIAEDIKAYAIKVVMTTRNWKEHLEYGASPRASIGLILAAKARALIHGRNYVSKEDVDTMAYPILRHRIMLTFESERRGITPDKVIGEIITRTE
- a CDS encoding DUF58 domain-containing protein, which produces MTEKRHSIDVSFLKELDRFSFMVRKRVSSVYAGSRRSIHSGKGLDTRGYREYHWGDEPRTIDWNVYARTEKLYVREFEESKSLTNHILLDASNSMEYSSEGPTKFEYGAMLAIGFAYLVTKDNDKFAISTFATNVSFSQPKRGRKYLLRAIDRLAEAETGGKTSIEECVKQYEKAIRSRSLVIIISDFLDDPKSIESAIYRLSVHELIVIQVMDKTEKDLQVDGLAKLTDMESGEELQTYVSKNFQKNYQELLNEHVYRIQEACDHVGVDFYQFSNDKPIFEAFLETLSSRRRW
- a CDS encoding vWA domain-containing protein, coding for MPFDNTMALAALASVIPLIIIYLLRPKPVQLSIPSLMFLMQVEKQKKRFSSIRKLLKDPLFLIQLLVLILLSTAAAAPFYTSQEDLSDEHTVIVIDASASMQAGNRFDDATRLAEGYLSKKNSIILAKSSPEIVVENTGSSQASDALENIEPSDTIADISGAMSEGMRLLSQRGGTMIVVSDFASWEGEDPVSTKQLAQSYGIDTAFVDVSSAVGNVGIIDGWIDTEDGNYVYTCVVKNYNDFTERVDIEIENPAGSVKRSLNVGPSDTAQFRVNPLSPGVTSISIADEDSLPADNNAYVVIPTQSDTKTLFVSDEEKLPSNISLSTLASVDISTAEGIPSSTDDYRIMVIGLKNRPLASTEVERLDSFLNNGGRVVVVASQMLAGGNATDQFQGMLPVIPGDVAEAQNILGIDLEVVQSSSLTDDVKFNEIAMYKYLNATPRNDATVLVATEQGDPLLAHWSVGDGTLVYFGFNDELGEPWNNFHNLPEYPVLWARLTAWLGGSGDISDYNHETGDITSLAREMTVQTPTGTITTQKVLFEQAGTYKIGGRTVAANLYSDRESDTTRQGSEVMERVSDQNRDSPDIVRQDSYEAKNYLDNYLIILAILLAILEILIIRNRGEL
- a CDS encoding vWA domain-containing protein, producing MLSFEQPIILAFILPVLAGTLYLMLKGGNKKLLISRAIVLSLLIVAIASPFTLVSQVTEQENPQLVIISDETKSMQLFEEGVADELYESLTTKTPTSLVRLTGDKTALGDAVVQYASSDNQVVLVTDGNNNYGENLEDSLQYAEKINSTVYAVTPETQHNDMSVRIEGEKTAVLGEYIFDIVVEQANRDLVDYSINLKVDEKKRNGLLSTINPHSTKQNVIRPKEPVIFESTGAHTIEVELVPRSEDYDSINNKFTKSVYVVPKPKVQYVTGESYNSPFARDLNQLYTPVTDDNFTQLDGKKAVIIDNLYIDALNEEDITNLQKYVTNGGGLVVIGGNQAYNNGDYRNSSLEKLLPVYSYPTESTGGEVVVLVIDKSGSILGGDYKPPSYDPDEKEYVPGQGLQDKGINKSEMFFISYVKESAKNVTKNPDFSDAKMGIIAFDDEGHILSELQALNKKSNQKDIEEIIDSIGAGSGSDLGAGLQKTTELLEDVPGQKIIMILSDGKIENYYANSIQKAQSIQKEHNVVFQFFRFSDPSGTDYAEKFIQEIEGEAVLGENYFITPEGFTVGDIQTDQSQTDGRDEEEDVNATDTYLLVEYNPTHFITENSEVSNVTFYNGVTAKPGSERVVLAEDGSPVITTWRYGLGRVASVTTDHNNFGNQDNLTAATLNWAVADPQPEEGAVVKAPDTWYGLPAKITLTMYDEKVPELTYRDNELELAFVGKNTYEAQIFPKTIGMHYVSGYPIAVNYAIEYRDVGLNEKLPSHINQNGGKVYDNIQQARAKLLEDARQNSLQSRMEPVSWKMYFILAALLLFLGEVMLRRSLEIIESRKQE